Part of the Augochlora pura isolate Apur16 chromosome 10, APUR_v2.2.1, whole genome shotgun sequence genome, GAGTTTGTCGAATGAAAATAACCGTGATTACGTGTTTAGTGAAATTTTTTGTCCGCCTTCTTACGCAAAAAAATTTCGTCGCAGGCGAGAACGAAACGCAGATCTGAtggaaaaagtaatttcagagtcgtgagatatttttattcggacgAAGAATATTCCTTGAAGCTTCGCTGCGATAATTACCTCGGAGAAAATCAGGTTGAATCGATTGTGGACTGCATCGAGGGCTGCGAAATTCGAGAGGCCACTTTGTATAGTTTCCCCCGATCAAGGTGTACTTTTCTTTAAGTCTTTAAGCTCTTTACACCTTCCGCGCGGTTTATTCGCTTAAACGTATAGGCGACTCGTATACTTTTCTACAAAGTTCCAACGATCCACGGAAAATATCAACTATGTTATTAACATACAGCGtatttgacaataattaattgatatcgATTGTTCGAGTGATCTTACGCGAGACAAATATATCGACGACGTCAACCAAAGCCGATGAATTTTGGTTTTCGCGTATTGTCACGCTAAAGATTGTCGCTTAGAGTCGCGGGATACGGGCGTTCTTCAGCTTGGAACACTTCGTCCTAAAGATTGTTGTTGCAAAGGATTTAATTGTCCTCTTTTCCAAGGTACCACCTTTCGCTGAAGAAAGGTCTTAACTTCGTTGCAGTTGTAATATTGGGATCACTGATTCGAACCACAAGGCTaaacaaattgttaagaaCAAGACCaactaaattgttaaaaaaaaaaaaacacagttgaattgaattttagtcTTCGCATGTTACACAGAAAACGTAATTCTGAAAAACATTTCATATCGAGTGTAACAATTGTGATCCCAGgattttttacaatacatGTACTTGTAATTGTACCATGAATGAACAACAAAAATGAGATAATTGAATATACGAGAAAAATTGgtcaaaatgaaattctttgtCGTGTATGCAAAAAGAGATGATTTACATCTGCAAGATAAAGAGAGCAAATGACATGATATGCTGAgagcatataatatactgaATGGGAACAAGTGCTTGTTAGTGATCTTCAAATTGAGCTTCATATTGAGCTTGCTATGGCTACAAGTGAAATGTGACTTGATGTAtcatattgtatatttgtaattacgtGAAACCCCATTTTGAATGTAATTCCCTAAAACATCAATATCAGCTGTCAATGTACTTAAATGTTActtaacattgaaaaattctagacAGTGTGATTGTCTACTCCTAGACAATGTTACTTTCGTTAGCAATTGTATGCTCTATctatggaatattttatgtgaTAAAAAGTCTTCCACTCATTGGTAACGGAAGACGCCAACTTCAAAGAAACAGAATATAAAGAAACGTCAAATCTTTTCTCGAGTCTTCCTTGTTTCATTGTGTATATTTCGATGATAGCGAATtagatacaattatttctctcGATCAGCTTTCCCTGTCATTATACCTCTCGACCTTTCGCTAATATGGAGCCTCATCCTTTCGTCTTACAAACAAACCGAATGTTCCCTCGACACGAAGTTTCTAAACAGTTTGCATGATTTGCAGTAGAATGAACTTCTCTCTAAAAAGAAGTGACCACAATTATTGACCCCAATATTATAACTTCTCCTCAAGTAGAATACAACGTACCTTGTTACTTTACAACTTTCGTATGTTAATCAGCGCTTGTTATTTCAGAAAACGGAGAACATTGATGCTCGTCGCGAAGttttttgaaacattgtaCAAACCCGTTACCTAATTATAAACACATACACGGAAACAGTGATAAAAAGGCAGTCCAAATACACTAAACTAAGGGTTGCATCGTTTTACTGACAGAGCCGGGTCATTCTCGTATATCTCAAGACTGAACGAGATCTCGGAAAGCGACACGGAAAACaatgtcgcgcgcgcgcgacataAATAAAACTCGATAGTTTTGGTACACGATATTCTGACTCTAGATAGGAATTACAATTCCCATTATCGACTGGCTCAAACTGAAAAACGATCGCCGCTTAAATCGCTCCTCAAATAGTTTAAGACCTTTTCGATGTATTTTTCCTTGCACCTGTATGTGTGATGATCGCTTTCCACGAGCCTGTTTGCACGAGTCGGTCGCGTAGCTCCAATCATCTTTGCAATTCGCGCCACTTGGTACTACGATCAAACGGGTAACAAGTCATACGAATCATTCGAGCAGAGCGTACAATTTCTGAGCAAAATTACCCAGCCGTGTACAGGGtcgtgtaatatatttatcggtGTAATTCCCACTATCTCGCAAGACGTTAATGAGATTCACGTAGAGAAGCAAGAACCATTGAGAACGAAGATCCGATGACGAACTCTGCCTTCGATGCTTGTCTTTCAAATGAATGTTAGATTACTCTACCGGCACGTGTAACCCTGTTGTCGATGCGTGGTTCTGTGTACGCGTGTGTATAACTAAAAAGAGTATCGTAGTGTGAAGTGCGAAGATACACGATCGACAATAGTCCGAAGCAGAGCTTGCGTGAATCTTGCGTAATTTCCCTTCGGTTGCCTCTGTTCGTCCAGGAATTGGTCGAAACACTTGTTACGGGAACGTTGCTTCGCCGACGAACGTGGTCAGGAGTGGAAAGCAgataacaagaaataatattatttattatagcaaCGTAAGGTATGCGAAAGTACACGCCAGCTGTATCGCGATTGATACTGTATGAATGCATCTGTGGTATTTCTAGTGTGCAATAAGAACGGTGTCATGTGTACAGCAACGATCGCGCTCgtaagttattattaatgttattaatgataACTGGAGGCGAAACACGCAACTGcgcagaaatatatttgtattatatgtattcgTTCCTTCCTATTGGTGTCGTTATTTCATTATCCTGGTCATTTGCGCGACGAGTCAATTATCATAAGACAGCTCTTATTTCATTGAGtattagtcgaataaaaattaatcctaCATACACACGAAGCTGTTGTGGTCTGTTCAACGCCCTGGGGATATGCCGTATTCGACAGGGTCCCTTATGGAAAAAGCAGCGCCCATCCTCGAcgtttacaattataaataaaacttttgtTGCATTGCATAAATGCAGGATATTCTCCTgtatatttgattaatatgAAAACATTCTGTTAATCCCGGATATgctttacaattaaaattacctgAGATGTGTAACTACAGAATACACATTCTTACTTCAATTAAATAAGACCTTCAAGTTTAAACAACGTTTCTTCCGTTCTCGTTATGAACAACTCTCAAGATCGACTCGCAGTACGCGGAGCATGGTAcaacagtaattattattcacgaAATTTATCGATTCCACAGACAAGGGTCGCAATTACACACTATGGCATGGCGCACCGTGGGAGTTGTTACGCGTGCATTCAGCACGTGGTCATCGGAGATCGTCGGATCCTAGTTACCTAGTTGTAATACTGTGCGAATGCTGAtcatgtttattttttatacaggATGAAGTCATTGAAAACtgatatatttctattatgcCATACAAATACAAGCGATTCTGAAAAGAGAAGCATATTTGCTTGGAAAAGACATTTATTAAGACTGAAAAGGATTATTATTGTAGGATATAGAATTATCAAGTTTTAGTTTAAAAGCAGTCtgactattaaaattaattacgtacATTAATACTAATTACAAAATGAACGTATTTccgctttattaatattttcttaaaaacagaataaaagatTGTGAAATATACATGACTATGAATTTCACCGGAAGatatgtgtatatgtacaaGCATAAGTAATTCTGATGTTGTATACGCAAGATATTGTGTACGTGTATCCCCCTTAAAATCTACTTGAGAAAGTACATTGTACGATTAAATACGATTCAACATTCAATACTTTGGTAAATATCCGCTTTGTGCTCACGTTTCTGTTCGTTTGCTCacttgcattattttattgactagacagtacatttatatttagacgAATGTTACAGAAGTACAATGTATCGAATCTTGTGAAGCGGCGTTTGCTTTTCGTCTTGTTTaagattgaaatataataattaggtGAGTCGATTTTATACATCCTTAAATTCATTTTGACGATTAAACTGCGCATTTTAAGTATGCATTTACAATGGATAAAGCTGAATGGAAACAGGTGAATTGAAAGCTCCAACCAGCTTCAATGTGTTGCTATCTTCTTCTATATCTAACAAGATTATTAAGACTGTAGaagtatcaatttttataaacatcaGCAGTTTATCGTTAACACTCGTGCAATTTCGCGGAATTGGACGACACTCGTTCTCACTTGCGTATTGCAAATGAGTAGAGCTTTTCTTATTCTCGAATTAACACTGGAATGGCACCGACCGCTTTTCTTCGCTGAAGTAATCGTAGACTGTAGAGTAccttaatttatcgaatattttcaattgttcgaTTAAAGTCTCAATTAAAAGGTTATCATGTTGCCAACCGAACAAGCGAACACAGCATTATGCCAAAAGGTAgcagtataaaataaagtaaaaaagatcaaacattaaaaaaatatataataagtaattgttaaataacgataacgatacaaatatttgaatcgAATAACagttactaaaattaatagtaGTCATTGAATCTATGTATTAGATTAACGTTAATGTTAAAATGTCTGAGGTTCGTAATCATAACTCCCTAAGTCaacgtttataaaaatgacgtAGAGTAATCCTCAGTGTTAAATCCCATCGCGTCATTATGTTCCATCGATCGTCACTCGCACGGTTGGCAAAGGATCGCTGTCATCCGCAAAACACACAGAATATCGCAACGCAGAAATTCTAAGCAGTATGAAAGCCTGATGTAAATTGTACACGAAATATCAGCGAGGTATCGTTCTCAACATACTCATTTATTCCTCAACGACTCGTCGTGGTATCTCAAACTTCTACCAAAGAGAGATTCCAGTTAGACACGGAGCACCTTTGTCTACAGTCCAAACTCCAAACCATGAAGTGCTCTTCGTCGTTTTCGAGTGGGATCATCGAATTCACGAAAGATTTTTAAGTCATCTTGACAATCGTGCGAATCGAGTCAATTTCATTGCGTGATCCATCAGTTACGCGAAGATCCTCCGAGGTTTTCGACGAGCGAGTCAAACGTAGGTAACGTTGTGACCCTCGACTCGTTTCCGGAAGATCGTTCGCAGAGACCTACCTCAAACGGACACTGCCACTAAGGGTGGATCATGCATTTCGCTGACGGGCGTGGAAGGCGCCTCGGTGATCGGCGTCGAAACATCGCCGCTGCTGCCGTGGTGATCTGTAGTTCCTGTCGAGCCAACAGATTCGATTAAGGTGGGATCTCCTTTAACAAACCAATAATTATCTTCAAAATCGAATGTACAATTCTGTTCAACTTAAAAAAAGAACCATCCCAACTGACCAATTATCGAACAAGTGATTCAGAACGAATTAAGAACGATCTAACGCATAAATTCTTTCCCCCAACTACGATATAAACgagacaaattaaaaaacgaaatacCTATAAACTTTAATAACTTACTCATAaagataaaatgtattttaattcacACGACATTGTTTCCCACAATTAACGAATTGCACCCGATAGAAATGCATTCACCTGTGAACGAACTCGACCGGCTTCTATCTGGCCAACAGATCTTGCAGAGTGGTTTCAAGAGACGGAATCTTGGCCTCGGCATCCTCAATAACACGTAGATATATGGATCCAGAGTGAAGTGAATACAAAGGAGCACGTCCGCGGCCACGTGGAACATGTGAATTGCTTTCCGTGCTAATATCGCCTTCTGAGGCAGCTGCAGTGCGAACTGTGCCAATGGTATGGAGATCTGTTGACAAAGAACGCTAATGATGCAAAGcatatgatacaatataatataatctaatatagTGTAGTAAagtatgtatagtatattatatgtatataatattatgtataatattatataccagCCACGGTATTTTATTAGCATTTTGCGGTAAGTACGCTGACATTTGTCTACCTGGAAATCGCTCAACATCCGATACCGTTCGCACTCGACACCAACGATTTAACCAGCATCGATAGTTGGCGGATGTTGCGATCGATCGTACGTGAAGATATTCTAAACTAAATCGATGTTTCCAAGGTTCATGCTGGCTGGCGGATGTACGTCACATTTTGCATCTTTACACGGCCGAATCATTACATTAATTCTGTGGTACGCGCGCCTAACAGTCCAAACAAACAGTTCCGTGTTTTTGTTCGCGAAGCGATGGTAggcatttttgtttaattttgtaaacgtCGTTCGATTGTACGTTTCGTCGTTTAATTTCGAGCCGAGAGAAAACTTCCGGCGTGCACGAGGAGAAAACGATCGAATAAGAAGATGGCAGCGCAGGAAGTTGTATGCGATTGAAGCAGCACTGGGTGCATTGTTCGGTGCGATTGTATTCTTCGGGGCAGAATGAATAGCAATTATGTTGCATTGGGAATTCGAAGAATGCGGCTGTGAGAATGACGAACATTCCTCCAACTCCAACCAATTGACATAATTTCTCTTCCTTGATGAAATCACGTTTGCTAATCAGATGTGTTGCAGGCCTTTTGCAGGCCGATGATACAATTGGCTAAAAACAATGCCCCTTTCTTGCAAAAATCGACCTTCGATACTTTCTCggaatgtttaaattaattaaatattttcaatatcctGCATTCGATCtagttaattttgttataaacgcataaaatctgaAGCATTGTTAATAGTACTTTGATTCttcttttctaaaataattgcatgAAATCTATAATTCAATGTTCATAAACTGATTCATgtgtatcaaaaatatatcataaaatattgaagattgTAATGGAAAGTTTCTTTTCAGACGATGTATCTATGTAACATTCATCATCACCTTCTattgattttcatttcagAAATAGTAAGTTGCCCATTACTGCTCCGACACGTGCTTAACTGCTCATAATTTAAGGACACCATACGGCGAGGAATAGTAAAGTGTCATTTGACGTTCAAAGTCTTGTCACGATCAGCACGATCGCAAATTTTATCGACGTTTCGACTGCCGAGGGTAAATATTCTCGAGTGATAGTTCGCAAGCAGTCCACGTAATCGTCATTCCTTCCCATAAGAGTATCTAGAGTCTAGCCGgaagtttctttttcttttagacAGCTTACGGTTCATTGTCAAAATATATCGTCTATGACAACGATCAAGATCGTACCGAGATAATGTTAAATGAAAGTATCTCGCGTGCGAATGAAACATCGATAAACTAGTAGAACAATATCCAAGAGTTTTATACACTCGTAAAACTTCGACGCACATAATTCATGTTCTGAATTATGAGTGGCTTTGATGGCAATTAATGTTCCTACGGCAGTTTCCGGAAGCAATCAGAGTAAGTGGTTCCGCGGAGAGAAAGCCGATCAAGCAAGGGTCAATATTTTCAGGATTATACCACCCACGGCATCGGTGGCACATATTTAGCACAGCATAATTTAGTTTTGCGACAATTGGGAAAGCTAGTGTTGAACAGAATGTGATAAATTTGTTATCATAACAATCTACCAACAGctatcaaaatttatataagagttattatttaaatgtaaaaattgaaatataatcattaaaatttatttagcctTCGACCGGCCACAATTATTCTGTTGCGTGATATTCTGAAGACAAGGCTGGTTTAAATTGATTGTCttttcattcaaattaaagggttttcatttttcaatttagcAGAGATACAAATTGATCCGTAATCTTTGTTTCAATTGTGTCAGACCGAGGATTAACTGGCAACATTAATCAACCGAGAGTGATAGAATAAAGTATCGAATGGATCATTAATTACATACCATTTGCGGCATCCAGCAAATAACGAACGATATCGACAACACTGCCATCAGCCTCGCAAATGCTCTTTCCTCAGCGGTAGCGACGACTTCCGACGGTGGACCTGCTATTGTCAATAAAGGTTTCGCTCTTGAAGAGGATCTTGTTACGCGTCGTAAAGCACCGGCCTTCCGACTCAACCTGCTAAGTGCTCTGGAAACGGCCAAATTACACCAGACTATGGACAAACAGAGACCCGTACCTGCAATTGAAAGTCAATGTTCAGCGTTCGGacttgttattttttatgagCATCTACAACATTTTGTGAGAAATATGATAGTAGCAAGGAAGAATATTGACAACACCTTAGAGGCAAATTGGAGGAAAAATTGGTCAGAAGATGTTATTCTATGAGAGTTAATATTGACCATCGAGGAAGAGTACTTACagtcattttaattaagaaagtagaataataaaaaatactgcgatctttttgtaatttttctctccttataaaacaattcttaCCAAggtgcaatattatttttcgcaGAACAATACCCGCTCATCAATTTATACATCATCATACAATTTACTCTCAGTGCCTCTAGAGGATCATCTATTAAACGTTGAATCATTCTTTTGACAAGACTCGGTCGAAAAAGTTTCAGTTCGATGTACTCTTTCGTAAATGCCACGTTAATACCATTGTCACGATCAAAACATCTGTCGCGTCGGAAACCGTCGTAGAAAAGGTACGTCAATGAACTTATGGAACACAATAGTATCGGTATACTCACCGAAAACGAACCAAACATAAGCATACGCGATATCCGTCGGTTCGGTGGCTTCTCTGTATCGAACGCATCGCTCGCCCTTATAGTACAAACCGAAACCCAAAACCGGCATGCTAGTCAAGGCTAGGGCAATCAACCAAAGCGCCAGCATACAACGTACGATCATTGGATACGTCACCTGCTGGAAAATATATAGGTGTCACGGTTTAGCCTGCAACAGCTTTCGCAGCTATTCACTTTATGATCGATGACGCCGTCTTACGTCGATTCTGCATTCGAGAACCAATAGATtcattcgataattaattttaatgctaTACAAATTGTTCGCTGTGCTTTTACAATAGATGAGACAAATTTCTTGGAGTTAAACgtttcactctctttctcaaattgaattaattatttgtacattaCAAGTGTCTTTCGAATTTGTCTACCGCTTCTCAAAACGCAGAAAATCTTGGGAAAATAAACAACGAAACGGTAGGTAGAATCAGAACCGGAAGCGTCGATTAATTGCATTTCTGAACGTGGATTCGAAGCCGGTTCTTTTATTTACCAGACTGCTTCACCTAAACTGAAACCCTCGTCAATGTCTTGAATAAACCCCATTAGTAACAGGTGTAAGCAAGTGCTAGTCGCTAACAGCAACGCTTTATCTTAAATCGCCAAACAATTCgacaacatatttttttacccAGTcccatttttaattgttcctttataactattatttaattatataatgtctCGCTCGATATACGGGTAAACGCGAcagttaaatgtaaataactTATTCAAAGACCATACTAGgtcttattaattaaacattatacGACAGGATCGATGGATGTCCTTCCGAAAGGCCCACGAGGAAAGTCcatgaattttaatcattctGATAGGTCAGTTTTATGTATCGTGCGAGGAAAAAAACGGTTTTCAAACTAGAACCATCAATTTGACGATTAGTATCTTGTGATGGCTACGTCACTCGGGTGCTCGACACTAAAATAGGTGGGTTTGTTGTCCGAGCATCGTAGGATCACCTCTAGGGTCATTGGACTTGATGATGCTACTATCGACCTTGTGTCTTGTTTTAGATATCTTAAGAATGAAGGGAAACGTGTTATAGGGAAACTGATTTCCATGACGTTACTCTGTCAAACAGTGTTCCGTCACGTGATAgagaattttcatcgaattgcAACATTTCTGCAAGCATCACTCaacattgataaatatataactagAAAAATTCGGagcaatttaaattactttcattaaagtaataatcgcatggaataattaatgctttatattgaaatttgcTAGCAATGAATTGTTCGGCGTTGTCGTAAAATTCAAAGGAAGATAATAAGCCCAATTCTTTCTACGTTCACGGATATACGAAGGATAAGACCTTCTGATGTCTTGAAATCACGTTTCCTTGCAAACGGAAGATATAGCGAAATCGTGCTACTGTCAGCCCCATGGGTATACACGTGCCAGCTTCgagaatagaaaatggaagatTATTCCACGGGGAGTAGATAAAGTATGGGAACAAACAGAAATTAGAGGAAACGACGACGCCGCCACGAACAATGTGTGCTTTTTGATCTTTGAACTCTATCACACGCGAAACAGCACAGGAAACTGTCAAGCCTGACAAATCTGTTTCCAAACCGTCATTGTGCTGATAGGAAACATTAGAACCAACTAAATAATCCTGAATGTACGAAACAGTTGACACAAATCTATCATCCATTTAAAgtaccattttaaaataattattaatatataatcggtaaaaaaattaatacgattTCTAAACTTCCAATATTCTCCAGCACGTTTTGtagctaaaatattttcacatcTATCTTCTTTTTATCTGACATTGGGTAAATGAAAGATCTTCGCAGTTCCCTGAGAATTTTGTTTGGAAAACAAGTATTTTAGCCAAAGCTTTATCGTGCCTCGTTTTAATGAGTCAGCGGGCTCAAATCAGTGGCACTAAAAAAAACAAGTCAAGCTAAGCTTTAAAAACATCTCGAATTTATGTACGTTGTGAATTTACACTGGCACGACGCGCCTCGTTTTTTGACAAAACGTCGTTGAATGCTACGGTAAACGGTGTTGTGACTCTTCTGCTCGGTCCCGTCAAAGAAAGCATTGTTTCTGACGAAACGAATCCATATTGCACGCATTTGAATAGACGAATATTCGAAACACGTGGAACGGTTAGATAACACTTTTTGCTCTAGACGCCACTTTAAAAGGGAAAGCATCGGAGCGAGGTTGATTACATACGGCTGATAGAATAGCATGATTCATGTAACCGTATTTTTGAACTTCTCTACTTGAGAAGGTAGTAACATTGGCTGACTTGAGTGAAAATTCCATGATCTATAATCAGAAATGGCTTTGAGAGACGAGGAGTATCTGGTTCGTAAACAAAGTTGAATTAGGTTCAGATTTACGAGCAAGCCTGTCAAGACACACTGATGCAACCTTCATTTTCATAGTCGCGATATTCATGCAAAACTGTACAGAGAAAagtatcttatttattttcataattgcaattttcattGTGTAACTATGATTACAGTTACGATTTAACGTCACCGGAATTCAAATTGTTCAAGCAACGAAAGATTTGAATAACTGGTGTAGAAATGTCGATAAAATCAACATGAGACAAAATATCACTTTTGGTTACTCGCGGATCTGCGTTTTCACCTCATGAATCACTCATCGCTAATTTGAATACACTCTTTTATGCTTTCGTCGGGACCAGAAGTCTCCCAGTATTTCCATTGCTTTGAGGATACGCACCAGCGACGATGTTGCTACATTCAGACTTCATACGCGCGTATATTTGCCTACAACGACCAACGGCGTATCAAATATTCGTTTCACCGCATACACCAACAATTGCATCCAGCGGCATGCAGGACCTAGTATCATCATGATccgtttttcatttaaataaatctacgCGAACGATACGCGAACGCAAATCTCACACGTTGCCAAGTCGACGATCTAGTTTACTTTGATCACGTGCTCCTGTTTTCGATAagcaatgaaattgaaattcttcgcCGCCTCTAGTTAGTTCGAGTCTTGAGTCATGCGTTGCGTTGAAAGTAAATTGCATCGTGTTACTTTATGGTGTCCGCCACAATCTGAGGCCTCCCTAGGGTAATACCACCGGCGAGCTCGAATTTTCATATATCTTTCGCTTTCCAGTTTGGTACGAATCAGTGACCCATTTTCAAAGATACTGTGCCC contains:
- the LOC144475847 gene encoding prostaglandin E2 receptor EP3 subtype isoform X1; this translates as MLLTSMEQMNETLSMLGLYSTTTVPSIILNPPKRHVTVVAQVVLTLVYITGVIGNVSALIILFHRDKRRNPKHLLMLRCLATNDLVALLGMLVQMYITIYVGSVISTRGFCSLRVVWRLFGLFSGCVAIVMAAERWLALTRPFVYQKQVTYPMIVRCMLALWLIALALTSMPVLGFGLYYKGERCVRYREATEPTDIAYAYVWFVFGTGLCLSIVWCNLAVSRALSRLSRKAGALRRVTRSSSRAKPLLTIAGPPSEVVATAEERAFARLMAVLSISFVICWMPQMISIPLAQFALQLPQKAILARKAIHMFHVAADVLLCIHFTLDPYIYVLLRMPRPRFRLLKPLCKICWPDRSRSSSFTGDPTLIESVGSTGTTDHHGSSGDVSTPITEAPSTPVSEMHDPPLVAVSV
- the LOC144475847 gene encoding prostaglandin E2 receptor EP3 subtype isoform X2, with translation MLLTSMEQMNETLSMLGLYSTTTVPSIILNPPKRHVTVVAQVVLTLVYITGVIGNVSALIILFHRDKRRNPKHLLMLRCLATNDLVALLGMLVQMYITIYVGSVISTRGFCSLRVVWRLFGLFSGCVAIVMAAERWLALTRPFVYQKQVTYPMIVRCMLALWLIALALTSMPVLGFGLYYKGERCVRYREATEPTDIAYAYVWFVFGTGLCLSIVWCNLAVSRALSRLSRKAGALRRVTRSSSRAKPLLTIAGPPSEVVATAEERAFARLMAVLSISFVICWMPQMISIPLAQFALQLPQKAILARKAIHMFHVAADVLLCIHFTLDPYIYVLLRMPRPRFRLLKPLCKICWPDRSRSSSFTGTTDHHGSSGDVSTPITEAPSTPVSEMHDPPLVAVSV